A single region of the Thermotoga profunda AZM34c06 genome encodes:
- a CDS encoding GntR family transcriptional regulator has protein sequence MWFSIDFGSHVPVYKQIMEKIKAMIKSGELKKDEFVPSIRNLAETLQVNINTVARAYRELTNEGVLKPVRGEGYVVGELNEQDFLKQLLAQFDHSVLECKKVGIDQQLLIERLREVYRRDDNGTKS, from the coding sequence ATGTGGTTTTCAATAGATTTTGGTTCACATGTACCTGTATACAAACAAATCATGGAAAAGATAAAAGCAATGATCAAGTCAGGTGAATTGAAGAAAGACGAATTTGTTCCCTCAATAAGAAATCTTGCGGAAACCCTTCAGGTGAATATAAACACAGTCGCAAGGGCCTACAGAGAACTTACAAATGAGGGTGTATTAAAACCTGTTAGAGGTGAAGGCTATGTTGTAGGTGAACTAAATGAGCAGGACTTCTTGAAACAGCTCTTAGCCCAATTTGATCACAGCGTCTTGGAATGTAAAAAGGTCGGTATAGATCAACAATTATTGATAGAAAGGCTAAGAGAAGTCTATCGGAGGGATGATAATGGTACTAAAAGTTGA
- a CDS encoding ABC transporter ATP-binding protein yields MVLKVEGLSKSYRNKKAVDNISFEIEQGCIFALLGPNGAGKTTTIKCILGLRKPDSGKIILNGSFAYLPETKELYRYLTVQKMIEISSMITDNFDKQRAFDILQDFQISLKEKIANLSHGMLTQTYMAIVLSQKAEIYFMDEPTWGLDPIMRNKILEMIRQLSYNGSTVFYTSHILAEVEKIADTVAIMVNGKIVEMDHLDDLKEKYVLCVVPKGEKVNGFHYKSTENEDIYVVKREFAKTSTEPATFDVIFEAIVKGVK; encoded by the coding sequence ATGGTACTAAAAGTTGAAGGTCTCTCAAAATCTTACAGGAATAAGAAAGCAGTCGACAATATCAGTTTTGAAATTGAACAGGGTTGTATCTTCGCTTTATTGGGGCCAAATGGTGCTGGAAAGACAACTACCATAAAATGCATCCTTGGCTTGAGAAAACCAGATTCAGGCAAAATAATCCTTAACGGCTCCTTTGCATACCTACCAGAAACGAAAGAACTGTATAGGTACCTAACCGTTCAAAAAATGATCGAGATTTCATCCATGATCACAGATAATTTTGATAAACAAAGAGCATTTGATATATTACAGGATTTTCAGATATCTCTCAAAGAAAAAATAGCAAATCTGTCACATGGAATGCTTACACAAACCTATATGGCTATTGTGTTGTCTCAGAAGGCAGAGATCTATTTCATGGACGAACCAACCTGGGGATTGGATCCCATCATGAGAAATAAGATCCTCGAGATGATCAGACAACTTTCTTACAACGGAAGTACTGTCTTTTACACAAGTCACATTCTCGCAGAAGTCGAAAAAATCGCAGATACAGTTGCAATAATGGTCAATGGAAAGATTGTTGAGATGGATCATCTTGATGATTTAAAGGAAAAATACGTTCTTTGCGTGGTCCCAAAAGGTGAAAAAGTCAATGGATTTCATTATAAAAGCACTGAAAATGAAGATATCTATGTTGTGAAAAGGGAATTTGCAAAGACATCAACGGAACCAGCAACATTTGATGTGATCTTTGAAGCAATAGTAAAGGGGGTGAAGTAA
- a CDS encoding ABC transporter permease, whose product MFNKEFYDMKLRTFVILIIGVGLFFVLAPFQGITVEILKQYSQMENVPKFLEKLMPKEFINNLSDWNFYIYSQWFGKNLGQMVPILAIIMAFPLFARETENGTIEFLLARKNRKKIFFSKSLLGMLITIFLMTILSLLPAIYSPLAGEKLNYKFLIAFLIHTLVGATFWFAITMFFSIISNDQVKPILISVGLLAITTAMGIIKFTRFLNTYAYVLGSKIFQTGHLDIKYTLGLIAISVIVFFLSYITFLRKEY is encoded by the coding sequence ATGTTCAATAAAGAGTTTTATGATATGAAATTGAGAACTTTTGTAATTTTAATTATAGGTGTGGGATTATTTTTTGTTTTAGCTCCCTTTCAGGGTATAACCGTTGAAATATTAAAACAGTATTCTCAAATGGAGAACGTGCCCAAATTTCTTGAAAAATTGATGCCAAAAGAGTTCATAAACAATCTGAGCGATTGGAATTTTTATATCTACAGCCAATGGTTTGGAAAGAACTTAGGACAAATGGTACCAATTTTAGCAATAATAATGGCTTTCCCACTTTTTGCAAGAGAAACCGAGAATGGAACGATAGAATTTCTCTTGGCAAGAAAGAACAGGAAGAAAATATTCTTTTCAAAGTCACTTTTAGGAATGCTAATAACTATTTTTCTCATGACCATTTTATCGCTTCTTCCCGCGATATATTCACCATTAGCAGGTGAGAAGCTAAATTACAAGTTTTTAATCGCCTTTCTAATCCATACATTGGTGGGTGCAACTTTCTGGTTTGCAATTACGATGTTTTTCTCAATTATCTCAAATGATCAAGTGAAGCCAATTTTGATCTCTGTGGGACTCTTAGCAATAACCACGGCAATGGGTATCATAAAATTCACAAGGTTCTTGAACACTTATGCATATGTACTTGGTAGCAAAATATTCCAGACAGGTCATTTAGACATAAAGTACACACTTGGGTTGATAGCAATATCTGTAATTGTCTTTTTCTTGAGTTATATCACATTCTTGAGGAAAGAATACTGA
- the estD gene encoding esterase EstD, whose protein sequence is MKKSFVILMMVSSTLLFASNYEQTAVAFIQYLSTGEFDKAQQMVSQVMLDALKQSKLTLESFWKTLNSQVGNFKQILRVKSTTEQGYNVVFVGCDFEKMKLDAKIVFDQQEKIAGLQFLPYIEERTYTIPNYVKAEKFKEIDCVIKNKQWELPAVLTLPEGNGPFAAVILVHGSGPNDKDETIGPNKPFKDIAWGLASNGIAVLRYDKRTKVYPEECVKMIDTFTVNDETVDDALAAIDLLKNFEKIDKDKIFILGHSLGATMAPRIAARSEKLAGIILLAPTARGLYILNALDQLEYIFSLDGKIDESESKQLLDMREQLERIQKRQLKDNEVVLGSSKAYWYDLLDYNPVELAKSLTVPILIMQGARDYQVTMKDFGIWHEVLKGKRNVAFKVYEDLNHLFIPGKGPSTPAEYQQPGNVDSKIIEDIVQWIKSLLSN, encoded by the coding sequence ATGAAAAAATCGTTTGTGATTCTTATGATGGTGAGTTCAACGTTGCTTTTTGCATCAAATTATGAACAAACGGCTGTAGCCTTTATTCAGTATCTTTCAACTGGAGAGTTTGATAAAGCTCAACAAATGGTCTCACAAGTCATGTTGGATGCCTTGAAGCAGTCGAAGCTCACTCTTGAATCTTTCTGGAAAACCTTGAATTCACAAGTTGGAAATTTCAAACAGATTCTCAGAGTAAAAAGCACCACAGAACAAGGGTACAACGTGGTATTCGTTGGATGCGATTTTGAAAAAATGAAATTAGATGCCAAAATCGTCTTTGATCAACAAGAAAAGATCGCGGGATTACAGTTTCTACCATATATCGAAGAAAGAACCTACACAATACCAAATTACGTCAAAGCAGAAAAATTCAAAGAGATTGACTGTGTGATAAAAAACAAACAATGGGAATTACCCGCAGTTTTAACACTACCCGAAGGTAACGGTCCCTTCGCTGCGGTAATTCTTGTCCACGGTTCTGGACCAAACGACAAAGACGAAACCATCGGGCCAAACAAACCATTTAAGGACATCGCCTGGGGACTTGCAAGTAATGGTATCGCTGTATTAAGATACGATAAACGCACAAAAGTCTATCCAGAAGAATGCGTGAAAATGATCGATACCTTCACAGTTAATGATGAAACTGTGGACGATGCACTGGCTGCGATAGATCTACTCAAAAATTTTGAAAAAATAGATAAAGATAAGATATTCATCCTTGGGCATAGTCTTGGAGCAACCATGGCACCAAGAATTGCAGCAAGATCAGAAAAATTAGCAGGTATTATCCTTTTAGCACCAACCGCGAGAGGTTTGTACATTCTGAATGCCTTAGATCAACTCGAATATATCTTTTCCTTAGATGGAAAAATCGATGAAAGCGAATCAAAACAACTCTTGGATATGAGAGAGCAATTGGAACGCATCCAGAAACGTCAACTAAAAGACAATGAAGTAGTTCTTGGTTCATCCAAAGCTTATTGGTATGATCTTTTAGATTATAATCCAGTGGAGTTGGCAAAATCATTAACCGTACCCATTCTGATAATGCAAGGCGCACGCGATTATCAAGTGACAATGAAAGATTTTGGAATATGGCATGAAGTTCTTAAAGGCAAGAGAAATGTTGCATTCAAGGTTTATGAAGATCTCAATCATCTATTTATCCCTGGTAAAGGACCATCCACACCAGCTGAATATCAACAACCTGGGAATGTCGATTCTAAAATTATCGAAGATATTGTGCAATGGATCAAAAGCTTGCTTTCAAATTAA
- a CDS encoding isocitrate lyase/PEP mutase family protein, with the protein MVETRSMIKAKKLREYLKNDGKLTLRVCAYDALSAVLIQKAGFEVVGTTGYGISASLIGQPDIGLVGYAEMLERVRTIVNATDLPVDADIDTGYGNALNVYWTVKNFAKIGVAGVRLEDQVWPKRCGHMEGKSIISVDEMVNKIKAAVDAKNEENPELVIGARTDARSIEGFEGSLERAMAYAQAGADYVYVEAPQSLEEVKELVHKVSKPISFNIIPGGKTPLFDFDELVKIGVRYISIPMVCLYPATKAMMESLQALKERNFKKVIDLGVSWSEFNEIVGFGKWRELEKKYSK; encoded by the coding sequence ATGGTCGAAACAAGGTCGATGATCAAGGCAAAGAAACTCAGAGAATATCTCAAAAACGACGGGAAACTCACACTAAGAGTTTGCGCTTATGACGCGTTGTCGGCGGTGTTAATACAAAAGGCTGGATTTGAAGTTGTTGGTACAACAGGGTATGGTATTTCGGCTTCACTAATTGGTCAACCGGATATCGGATTAGTTGGTTATGCTGAAATGTTAGAGAGAGTTAGAACGATTGTAAATGCAACTGATCTTCCTGTAGATGCAGATATAGACACAGGTTATGGAAATGCGTTGAATGTGTATTGGACGGTTAAAAACTTTGCAAAGATTGGCGTAGCAGGAGTTCGCCTCGAAGATCAAGTCTGGCCAAAGAGATGTGGTCATATGGAAGGTAAAAGCATCATTTCGGTAGATGAAATGGTTAACAAGATAAAAGCAGCGGTTGATGCTAAGAACGAAGAAAATCCAGAACTTGTAATCGGTGCAAGAACTGATGCGAGGTCAATCGAAGGTTTTGAGGGATCTCTCGAAAGAGCCATGGCCTATGCGCAAGCAGGTGCGGATTATGTATACGTCGAAGCACCACAATCTCTTGAGGAAGTGAAAGAATTAGTGCACAAGGTATCTAAACCTATATCTTTTAACATCATACCAGGTGGTAAGACACCGTTATTTGATTTTGATGAATTAGTGAAAATTGGTGTAAGGTATATTTCAATACCTATGGTTTGTCTCTACCCAGCAACTAAAGCCATGATGGAATCTTTGCAAGCATTAAAAGAGAGGAATTTCAAAAAAGTTATCGATCTTGGTGTTAGTTGGTCTGAGTTCAACGAAATTGTTGGATTTGGAAAATGGCGTGAGTTAGAAAAGAAGTACTCAAAATGA
- a CDS encoding Bug family tripartite tricarboxylate transporter substrate binding protein, producing the protein MKLRFLGIFVLILVLATHFFAETYPSKPLNFIAPAGPGGGWDTTIRVVAQVLKETNLVTQPIVVNNMPGGGGGVALAHMQTKKGDPYNIIVFSPPLLLINLTGQTQYSYKNLTPLAMLIHDYGAFAVSKKSKYNSIAEVMEALKKDPKSVKVGGISSFGSMDHIQFLIAAKAAGVENLKDITYVSFQEGEHMAALLGGHIDVLSTGLAEVTTALQTGAVKVLAITAPQRVGGILANAPTLREEGIDAEFINWRGLFGAPEMPEYAVKYWVDTLNKMVQTPEWDKMVNKYNWTKAFMPSEEFAQYLAKVNEDYKIVLKEIGLYKGE; encoded by the coding sequence ATGAAACTGAGGTTTTTGGGTATCTTTGTCCTGATACTCGTTCTTGCTACACACTTCTTTGCAGAAACTTACCCGTCAAAGCCATTGAACTTCATAGCACCGGCTGGTCCTGGCGGAGGGTGGGACACAACAATAAGAGTTGTTGCACAAGTCCTGAAAGAAACAAATCTTGTAACCCAACCAATAGTAGTCAACAACATGCCTGGTGGAGGCGGTGGAGTTGCACTCGCGCATATGCAAACAAAAAAGGGTGATCCATACAATATCATCGTTTTTTCACCACCGTTGTTGCTGATAAACCTCACCGGGCAGACACAGTATTCATATAAAAATTTGACACCCCTTGCGATGTTGATACATGACTATGGCGCATTCGCGGTCTCTAAGAAGTCAAAATATAACAGCATAGCTGAAGTCATGGAGGCTTTGAAAAAAGACCCAAAAAGTGTCAAAGTCGGTGGTATTTCTTCCTTTGGTTCTATGGATCATATTCAATTTTTGATCGCTGCAAAAGCCGCAGGAGTAGAAAATTTGAAAGATATCACATATGTTTCTTTCCAAGAAGGAGAACACATGGCAGCACTACTCGGTGGACACATCGATGTGTTATCAACGGGTCTTGCTGAAGTCACGACTGCACTTCAGACAGGAGCCGTTAAAGTTCTTGCCATCACTGCTCCTCAAAGAGTTGGAGGAATATTGGCAAATGCTCCAACATTGAGAGAAGAAGGAATAGATGCTGAATTCATCAACTGGAGAGGTTTGTTTGGAGCACCAGAAATGCCAGAGTACGCAGTAAAATATTGGGTTGACACGCTCAACAAGATGGTTCAGACGCCTGAATGGGATAAGATGGTAAATAAGTACAACTGGACTAAAGCGTTCATGCCAAGCGAGGAATTCGCTCAGTATTTAGCAAAGGTCAACGAGGACTACAAAATAGTACTAAAAGAAATTGGATTGTACAAGGGCGAATGA
- a CDS encoding tripartite tricarboxylate transporter TctB family protein — translation MKQKDKWLGITVLVFGIIYTVVTLNLPRAPVGNPMGPIYFPFAFGILTAIIGLIIFLQAIRKTSEQAEIELKKGKLNYKQLLLGIGISLIYALLFSRLGFVPSTLIFLIVFLFILNGVKKWILNLSISVLYTFGVWYLFEKVFLISLP, via the coding sequence ATGAAGCAAAAAGACAAATGGCTTGGAATTACGGTCTTAGTCTTTGGAATAATATATACTGTCGTAACACTAAACCTACCAAGAGCACCCGTCGGGAACCCCATGGGTCCAATATATTTTCCATTCGCGTTTGGCATATTAACAGCAATCATCGGTTTGATCATTTTTCTTCAAGCCATAAGAAAGACGTCAGAACAAGCAGAAATTGAATTAAAGAAAGGCAAATTGAACTACAAACAACTACTATTGGGCATTGGTATATCCCTGATCTATGCTCTTTTATTCAGTCGTTTAGGTTTTGTGCCATCTACACTCATTTTTCTGATAGTTTTCTTGTTCATACTCAATGGCGTAAAGAAATGGATTTTGAATTTGTCTATATCTGTACTCTATACCTTTGGAGTTTGGTATCTGTTCGAGAAGGTTTTTTTGATAAGCCTACCGTAG
- a CDS encoding tripartite tricarboxylate transporter permease — MNTLQYLFYGFQVVLTPVNLFWITLGGFLGTVIGMLPGLGPATGIALLLPLTFVMKPETALITMCAIFYGAMFGGSRSSILLNIPGDGSAVASCFDGYPMTLKGEAEAALAISAIASFIGGLISSIAFVALALPLAKIALLFGPPEYFALMVLALTATASMSEGKLLKGLLSMLIGLMISVVGLDPQSGVSRFTFGVMELQGGIDFVVVIIGIYGLGEVFKNLEKIGIKDMIQPIKKKFGKIWITKDQWKRSIVPILRATPIGFFIGILPGAGGTIAALMSYNTEKKFSKEPEKFGKGAIEGLAAPEAANNACSIGAILPTFTLGIPGSGTAAVMLGALMIYGLQPGPLLFEHYPEIGWGLVASLFVGNIICAIINLPLAGLLVRILAVPPKILYPLITALCFIGVYAINLSVVDFYLLILFGILGYAMRKLDIPTAPLILASVVGRKFEQSFRQSLMLSNGDFSVFFSSGISITLLVLAALSLFYPLISAAIKKRKTAEV; from the coding sequence ATGAACACTCTACAATATCTATTCTATGGCTTTCAAGTTGTGCTTACTCCTGTTAATTTGTTCTGGATAACATTAGGAGGTTTCCTGGGCACAGTAATTGGGATGTTACCAGGACTCGGACCAGCTACAGGCATAGCCTTACTCTTGCCTCTGACCTTTGTCATGAAGCCTGAAACAGCCTTGATAACTATGTGCGCTATCTTTTACGGCGCCATGTTTGGTGGATCCCGCAGTTCTATTTTGTTGAACATACCAGGAGATGGTTCAGCAGTAGCCTCGTGTTTTGATGGATACCCAATGACCCTAAAGGGTGAGGCTGAGGCAGCTTTAGCCATCTCAGCTATTGCATCTTTCATAGGCGGCTTGATATCATCAATTGCCTTCGTTGCACTCGCACTTCCGTTGGCAAAAATCGCATTACTTTTTGGACCACCCGAATATTTTGCATTAATGGTCCTTGCTTTAACTGCCACCGCATCGATGTCTGAGGGTAAACTTTTGAAAGGACTTCTTTCCATGCTGATTGGTTTGATGATATCTGTGGTAGGCTTGGATCCACAATCAGGTGTTTCAAGATTCACATTCGGTGTCATGGAATTACAGGGTGGTATAGATTTTGTTGTCGTTATTATAGGTATCTATGGTTTAGGAGAAGTATTCAAAAATTTAGAAAAAATAGGGATAAAAGATATGATACAACCTATAAAAAAGAAATTCGGAAAAATATGGATCACCAAAGATCAATGGAAGAGAAGTATTGTACCAATTTTAAGAGCAACACCAATAGGATTTTTCATTGGGATACTCCCTGGTGCTGGTGGAACTATTGCCGCCTTGATGTCTTACAACACTGAAAAAAAGTTTTCCAAGGAACCGGAAAAGTTCGGGAAAGGTGCAATAGAGGGTTTAGCAGCACCCGAGGCGGCAAACAATGCCTGTTCTATCGGTGCAATTCTTCCGACCTTCACACTGGGTATACCGGGATCTGGCACAGCAGCCGTGATGCTTGGTGCATTAATGATTTATGGATTACAACCCGGACCATTACTCTTTGAACACTATCCCGAAATCGGTTGGGGACTCGTGGCAAGCTTGTTTGTTGGGAATATTATATGTGCTATTATCAATTTGCCACTTGCTGGATTGTTGGTCAGAATCCTTGCTGTACCACCAAAGATACTCTATCCGTTGATAACAGCTCTTTGTTTCATTGGTGTTTATGCAATCAATCTCAGCGTCGTTGATTTTTACTTGCTAATACTCTTTGGAATTTTGGGTTATGCAATGAGAAAACTCGATATACCTACCGCTCCTTTGATTTTGGCAAGCGTTGTTGGTAGAAAATTCGAGCAATCTTTTAGGCAGTCTTTGATGCTTTCCAATGGAGACTTCTCTGTGTTTTTCAGCTCTGGTATCTCAATAACTTTACTTGTTTTAGCTGCTCTGTCATTGTTCTATCCTTTGATTTCAGCAGCTATAAAGAAAAGAAAGACAGCTGAGGTATAA
- a CDS encoding GntR family transcriptional regulator: MQNTVRRSLREEVLETVKEYILKGHYMPGERIVIDAVAKQLGVSITPVREALHHLAAQGLVSVEPHKGFTVKKWSKKEIEDLLFLRMYLEKLAIRLFIERKSDSSVLAQIINKMKEAVETNDLHALTNHNSEFHKAILNGSGNEELCKIMNSLSEKLYRVRILSLSYPGRMNKSYEEHLSIYKTICEQNVVKAEKVIEDHINGVKDVLLARMNEGLI, from the coding sequence ATGCAAAACACAGTTCGAAGATCATTGAGGGAAGAAGTTCTTGAAACAGTTAAGGAATACATATTAAAAGGACATTATATGCCAGGGGAACGAATCGTAATAGATGCGGTAGCGAAACAACTTGGAGTCAGCATAACTCCAGTTAGAGAAGCGTTGCACCATTTGGCAGCACAAGGATTAGTCTCAGTCGAACCGCACAAAGGGTTTACAGTAAAAAAATGGAGCAAAAAAGAGATCGAGGACCTGCTTTTTTTAAGGATGTACCTTGAGAAACTCGCCATTCGATTGTTTATTGAAAGAAAGTCAGACAGTTCAGTTTTAGCACAGATTATCAACAAAATGAAAGAAGCAGTTGAAACAAATGATTTGCATGCCTTGACAAATCACAATTCTGAGTTTCATAAAGCTATCTTAAATGGTTCTGGCAATGAAGAACTGTGTAAAATCATGAACTCATTGAGTGAAAAACTTTATAGAGTGAGAATTCTTTCGCTTTCTTACCCTGGAAGAATGAATAAATCTTATGAGGAACATCTGTCAATATACAAAACGATATGCGAACAAAACGTCGTGAAAGCAGAAAAAGTCATCGAAGATCATATCAACGGTGTAAAGGATGTATTATTGGCGAGAATGAATGAAGGTCTGATCTGA
- a CDS encoding YbjQ family protein — protein sequence MILTTTEKIEGYEIVETLGLVMGNTVHSKHLGKDIAAAFKTLAGGEIKSYTELLTEARNIAMQRMIAEAEKLGADAIVSIRFGSSSIMQSAAEVLAYGTAVKIKKI from the coding sequence TTGATATTAACAACAACCGAAAAGATTGAAGGGTATGAAATTGTTGAAACATTAGGACTTGTCATGGGTAATACAGTTCATTCAAAACACCTTGGTAAAGATATAGCCGCAGCTTTTAAGACACTTGCAGGTGGAGAAATCAAATCTTACACAGAACTTTTGACAGAAGCGAGAAATATTGCCATGCAAAGAATGATAGCCGAAGCGGAGAAGCTTGGAGCAGATGCCATCGTGAGTATTCGTTTTGGTAGTTCTTCAATCATGCAATCTGCTGCTGAAGTGCTTGCTTACGGAACAGCTGTGAAGATCAAGAAGATATAG
- the lysA gene encoding diaminopimelate decarboxylase has protein sequence MDSQILVKAAESFGTPIYVYDLPFIHHRLSILKEMFKDFDFRLAYAVKANFNKDILSVLEKKNIMVDVVSFGEYKQVRSVGFTPDRIIVNGNCKKREELQQYVNDGVFSINLDSYEELLRLEKILSKPTRVSIRVNPDVDAKTHRHIATGLKENKFGVDFDTATKMIERIKSNKMLDLIGLHCHIGSQITEVEPYLEAVVSIKYFAKSMDLELSVLNLGGGWGIDYGNGKVLDLEEYKKKIFPLLKEFGSTIVLELGRWIVAPSAYLVAKVEYIKRTSSKIFIMLDTGMTHLIRPALYGAKHRIIPLYDVKNRKKIKADVVGPICESADTFRKSYTMAEPKEGEFVAICDVGAYGYAMASDYNLIPKPKEIIWDGEKLSISS, from the coding sequence GTGGATTCTCAGATACTTGTTAAGGCTGCAGAGTCCTTCGGAACTCCTATCTATGTTTATGATCTTCCCTTTATTCACCATAGACTTTCTATTCTAAAAGAGATGTTCAAAGATTTTGATTTTCGTCTCGCCTATGCTGTGAAGGCGAATTTCAACAAGGATATTCTCAGTGTTCTTGAGAAGAAAAACATCATGGTTGATGTTGTCTCTTTTGGGGAATATAAACAAGTTCGATCGGTTGGTTTTACACCAGATAGAATAATCGTCAATGGTAATTGCAAAAAGAGAGAAGAGCTACAACAATATGTAAATGATGGTGTCTTTTCCATAAATCTCGATAGTTATGAAGAGCTCTTAAGACTTGAAAAAATCCTCTCAAAACCAACGAGAGTATCAATCAGAGTTAATCCAGATGTCGATGCAAAGACGCATCGTCATATCGCGACGGGTCTGAAGGAAAATAAATTCGGCGTTGATTTTGATACAGCAACCAAGATGATCGAACGAATAAAATCCAACAAAATGCTTGATCTCATAGGTCTTCACTGCCATATAGGCTCGCAGATAACCGAAGTAGAGCCATATTTAGAAGCGGTTGTCTCTATAAAATATTTTGCGAAATCGATGGATTTGGAGTTGAGTGTGTTGAATCTTGGTGGCGGCTGGGGTATAGATTATGGCAATGGCAAAGTTCTTGACTTAGAAGAATACAAAAAGAAAATTTTCCCACTTTTGAAAGAATTTGGCTCAACGATTGTCTTGGAACTTGGTCGATGGATCGTCGCTCCTTCAGCTTACTTAGTAGCGAAGGTTGAATATATAAAGAGAACTTCCAGCAAGATTTTCATAATGCTTGATACAGGTATGACCCATCTCATAAGACCTGCACTCTATGGAGCAAAGCATAGAATAATACCATTGTATGATGTAAAGAACAGAAAGAAAATCAAGGCAGATGTCGTTGGACCAATTTGTGAAAGTGCCGACACTTTCAGAAAATCATATACCATGGCAGAACCAAAGGAAGGTGAATTCGTAGCCATATGCGATGTTGGAGCTTATGGTTATGCCATGGCATCTGATTACAATCTAATACCTAAACCAAAAGAGATCATATGGGACGGCGAAAAATTGTCTATATCTTCTTGA
- a CDS encoding ATP-binding cassette domain-containing protein, with product MIDIENVTVIYNKGTLDEKIALKNVSLKVNDGEFLVVVGSNGAGKSTLLKLLVGDVKPIQGTCKILGMPVVSEKIFKKTSIVCQDPNQGVFPNLTVEENLILASKKGIRGFGFGRIHSKSIDLLKSTGMGLEETLKRKASKLSGGQKQALAIVMAVSSNPKLLLLDEHTAALDPKSTEKIMELTDKINRDLGTTIVMITHDMMLAEQFGSSVIVMEDGKICTKIDKSQQKIMASQLKAMIRSTVFTTT from the coding sequence ATGATAGATATTGAGAATGTGACAGTTATCTACAATAAAGGAACACTCGATGAAAAAATCGCTTTGAAAAATGTTTCTCTCAAGGTAAATGACGGGGAATTTCTGGTCGTTGTTGGATCGAATGGTGCGGGAAAGTCTACGCTTTTGAAGTTACTCGTTGGTGATGTGAAACCAATTCAGGGCACTTGTAAGATCCTTGGAATGCCAGTTGTGTCTGAGAAAATATTCAAAAAGACAAGCATAGTTTGCCAAGATCCAAACCAAGGTGTGTTTCCAAATCTAACGGTAGAAGAAAATCTCATACTCGCGAGTAAAAAGGGTATAAGAGGTTTTGGCTTTGGCAGAATTCACTCGAAAAGTATAGATCTTTTGAAATCCACAGGAATGGGTCTTGAAGAGACTCTGAAGAGAAAGGCATCCAAGTTGTCCGGCGGTCAAAAGCAAGCACTTGCAATAGTGATGGCTGTCTCTTCGAATCCCAAGTTATTACTTTTAGATGAGCACACGGCAGCGCTCGATCCAAAGAGCACGGAAAAGATAATGGAGTTGACCGATAAGATAAACAGAGATCTTGGCACTACGATCGTCATGATCACCCATGATATGATGCTTGCAGAGCAATTCGGTAGCAGTGTTATAGTGATGGAGGATGGAAAAATTTGCACAAAAATAGACAAATCGCAACAAAAAATAATGGCCTCCCAACTGAAAGCCATGATAAGATCTACAGTGTTTACAACAACATAG